Proteins encoded together in one Marinobacter sp. Arc7-DN-1 window:
- a CDS encoding HigA family addiction module antitoxin translates to MRNIEAVTPGELLKEEFLEPMGISQYRLAKEIGVPAQRIGQIIAGKRSITADTDLRLCRFFGLSNGYWLRAQAAYDTEIAEDALEDQLKNIRPWSAVSEIGHRA, encoded by the coding sequence ATGCGCAACATTGAAGCTGTAACGCCAGGCGAGTTACTGAAGGAAGAGTTCCTTGAGCCGATGGGTATTTCTCAATACCGCTTGGCTAAAGAGATTGGGGTGCCTGCTCAGAGGATCGGCCAGATTATTGCTGGGAAGCGTTCGATAACCGCAGACACGGACCTGCGACTTTGTCGCTTCTTTGGTTTGTCCAATGGCTACTGGTTGCGAGCTCAGGCAGCCTATGACACTGAGATTGCGGAAGATGCGCTTGAGGATCAGCTGAAGAATATTCGTCCGTGGAGTGCTGTATCAGAAATCGGGCATAGGGCATAA